GCAGCCGGCGCCACTCGGTTGTCACCAGGAGGACGACGTTGACCACGATCCCGCCCAGGACGTGGAGCGCATGGAGCCCTGTCATCGCGTAGTAGAAGGACCAGAACGTTCCCGTCCACGGCGCGTACCCGGCCCGGAGCTCTCCGGTGTACTCGACCGCTTTGAAGCCGAGGAAGGCGCACCCCAGAAGGATCGTCAGCCCGAGGAACCGCCGGAGGGCGGCCTCGTCCCCGCGCTCGGTGGCGGCCAGCGCCAGCACGATGGTGAGGCTGCTGGTCAGGAGGATGAGGGTGTTGACGATCCCGATCGTCACGTTGAGGTGGCGCGCGGCCTCGGCCCACCCGGTGGCGCCCAGGCGGAAGACGACGAAGCTCGCGATGAATCCGCCGAACATCATGATCTCGGAGGCCAGGAACCACCAGATGCCGACCTTGGCCGGGG
Above is a genomic segment from Candidatus Rokuibacteriota bacterium containing:
- a CDS encoding cytochrome c oxidase subunit 3, with the translated sequence MAIQVQEQPFYGLTPAKVGIWWFLASEIMMFGGFIASFVVFRLGATGWAEAARHLNVTIGIVNTLILLTSSLTIVLALAATERGDEAALRRFLGLTILLGCAFLGFKAVEYTGELRAGYAPWTGTFWSFYYAMTGLHALHVLGGIVVNVVLLVTTEWRRLRPHRIEVAGLYWHFVDIVWIFLFPLLYLA